Part of the Pseudomonas sp. P8_241 genome is shown below.
GGTTTCGGAGAAAAAATCCGAGCTGTTGGTGTTTCTCACACCGCGTATCATGAATAACCAGGCGATTGCTGTGAGTCGTTGATTCTGTGCGAAATTTGATTCTTGTAGGTCCGATGGGTGCTGGAAAAAGCACCATCGGCCGATTGCTGGCCAAAGAGCTGCGCTTGCCATTCAAAGATTCCGATAAGGAAATTGAATTACGCACGGGCGCCAATATCCCATGGATCTTCGATAAAGAAGGCGAACCGGGCTTTCGTGATCGCGAGGAGGCAATGATTGCCGAATTGTGTGATTACGACGGCGTGGTGCTGGCGACCGGCGGCGGTGCAGTCATGCGCGAAGCCAATCGGCGGGCACTGCACGCCGGTGGGCGAGTGGTTTATCTGCATGCCTCTGTCGAGCAGCAGGTCGGCCGCACGGCCCGTGATCGCAATCGACCGCTTTTGCGTACCGCCGATCCGGCCAAGACGCTTCGGGATCTGCTGGCGATCCGCGATCCGCTTTATCGGGAAATCGCCGATCTGGTGGTGGAAACCGATGAGCGGCCGCCGCGAATGGTCGTGCTCGATATTCTCGAACGATTGCAGCAGCTGCCGCCCCGTTAAAGCGCCGCACGAAATGCGCTATCCTCGGCGTCCTGCCATGACCGTGCAAGGTTGTGGCAGATGGCTATCGAACGGCGTCACATCAGCCGAGGCCGCGGACATTGGTTAATTCAAGGCAAGATGCCTGATAACAATCTTCACTGTGGGGACACATGCAGACACTCAAGGTCGATCTAGGCGAGCGCAGCTACCCGATTCACATTGGCGAAGGTTTGTTGGACCAGCCTGAGCTGCTGGCCCCGCACATTCGCGGACGGCAAGTCGCGATCATCTCCAACGAAACCGTTGCGCCGCTCTATCTTGAACGTCTGACCCGCAGCCTGGCGCAGTTCTCGGTGATTTCCGTTGTGCTCCCGGATGGTGAAGCCTTCAAGACCTGGGAAACCCTGCA
Proteins encoded:
- the aroK gene encoding shikimate kinase AroK encodes the protein MRNLILVGPMGAGKSTIGRLLAKELRLPFKDSDKEIELRTGANIPWIFDKEGEPGFRDREEAMIAELCDYDGVVLATGGGAVMREANRRALHAGGRVVYLHASVEQQVGRTARDRNRPLLRTADPAKTLRDLLAIRDPLYREIADLVVETDERPPRMVVLDILERLQQLPPR